The Drosophila biarmipes strain raj3 chromosome X, RU_DBia_V1.1, whole genome shotgun sequence genome includes the window ataaatacatactaattaacatatatatacataataaaataattttaagataaCATTTATAAACTTACAAAGCAGTCCCtaaatacctttttaaaattgggtgtgtccaaaatatttttaaacttaaataagCATTATTATAAGAACGATAGGAAGCATTGCGCTTCTAAATCGAGTGACTTATAGTAATTAAACGAACTTTAGATGTGAAGTTTGGGGTCacctttcaaaaaatatttgaaaatcttcataattttaatgcacataattagaaaactaaaaattcaaCTCTTGGAGGTaagctttttaaaaatcggtATACAAATAGTAAAGTTATAGGCCTTAGAAAAACAGTTCGGGGTCAcctttcaataaaatataagaaatccTTCAAAATTggaaactaaactaaaaaataaacgtATAGGGTAAGCTATTTAAAAATCGGTATAAAATTAGTAGTGTTATAGGCTTTATATACACAGTTCGGGGTCACCTTTCCACAAGATCTTAGAAACCTTGAATATTGAATCCAAATTattagaaaactaaaaaataaacttttagaGATAAGCTATTTTAAAAACGGTATGCAAATACTATAGTTCTAGACTTTCAAACCCCAGTTTGGGGTCAccttttcaataaaatatttaagacacttaataattaaatgaaataaaatagtaGAGTTCGGGGTCTcctttgaataaaatattagaaaccCTTGAAAATTGGAATGCAAATAattagaaaactaaaaaataaacgtATAGAGGTAAGCTATTTAAAAATCGGTATAAAATTTGTAGTGTTATAGGCTTTATACAGAAAGTTCGGGGTAACCTTATCACATTGTTATAAACCCTGAATATCTTAATGCagattattataaaattaaaaatcaaactcTTAGAGGTAAGTTGCTTTAAAATCGGCTTACAAATAGTAGAGTTATAGGCTTTATACTCTCAGTTGTAGGTCACCTTTTCCCGAGACATCAGAAACctagaatatttaaatgcagaatattagaaaactaaaaatcaaACTTTTAGAGGTAAGctattttaaaatcggtatTAAAATAGTTGAGTTATAGGCTTTATACTTACAGTTTGGGGTCACCCTTCATCCTAACCTCAGCCCGGAACTAACCGCATCCAATTTTGCAGGCAGCAAGCAGGAGAAGAGCGTCTACAGGGACATGACAGTGGCGGACTTTGTGCAGCGTCTCCTGGCGAAGAGATGTGTCTTTTTCTTCGACGGCAGCGACTTCTACAAGACCATGGAGGGCCATACCGGACACGAGGGCTTCGAGCAGGTGGGCACGGCGGCGGAGAAGAGTCCCCTGACACTGACCTCGGTGCTCAGCTACGACGAGATCAAGCTGGCCGCCCTGCTCTACGTGTCCACCCACTCGGAGTTCATCAACAACGGACGCAGGTCGAATGCCGGCGAGGTGACCCAGGACAAGAGCACCATCGAGCGGGAGGGCGTGATCGTGGGCCTGATTGGGGCCCGGTTCGAGCGGCCCTATGTGATGGAGTACCAGGACATTATGATCACCCGGACGCAGAACACCCCGGCCAGGGGCTACGGCCTGTCCTCCAGTGAGACCGATACCCCAGCCACGGATTTGCGTCGCATTTGGCGGCAGTTCTACGAGGAGCCCCAGGACTTTGTTTTCGGTGAAACACCCAGGAATCGGGATCGTTTCGAGGAGGTCGCCGAGGGAGTTTTCGACCACCAGGTGATGCGCAAGCGCTACGCCATCAGCTTCGACACGCTGCTCCTGGAGGCCCAGGACAGAGCACTCAAGGCGGGCAAACCCGCCTACATCCATGTCGTGGGCATTGGCTTGGGCGTCTGGAAGGCCGCTACTCGCCAGGAGACCACCTTCTTCCAGGCCTTCGAGGAGCGCTTGCAGGCTCTGGGCGCACGTCTCAGCCACATTGGGGTGGTGCACTTCTCCTGGTTCCACACCCGTGGCTTCGGCGGCCTGTACGACGGAGCCGTGTTCCCCGTGGAGAAGCATCCGCAGGGCGGCATTCTCATCCGCAATTCGGCTCGAAATCCCGCCGACAAGCTGCAGGAAGACATGCTGCCCGTGGTGACCTACGCCTGGGATGGCAACGCCCTGCCCGGCAACGAGTTCTGGGCGGTAAGTGTACGATATGATATGGTAGCTTCCCATAAGTAATGCCTACTTTCCTGCAGAACTCCCTGACCGCCACTGGGGATCCGGCTGCAGCCTGCTCCACGCTGATTGCCGAGCTGCAGAATGCCCATATAAACAGGGACTACATGAGTGGGGCCAACCTGCACATCGCCTCCGTGGAGCACGGACTACTTCACGTGGGCGACTACGCCAGGAAAGTGATCGTCTGAACTAGCCTTTAAAGATGGTACTTTACATTATCCATGATACTCCCTACGCCTCATAAAGGGGGGCATTTTTATATGGCATTTGTAACTTTATGCACAAGAGAGCGGTGTCGAGAACCACTCAGCCCATAATCTCAGGGATCTAGGGCCTTTAGAACATATATATACCATTTTCTTAACGATTTATATACACTACACATCGAAAtactaaacaaacaaatattattatatatgtatatggaACCTTTGGTAATAGATTTTGGAAAAACGTTTAAAAAATGCAACTTTAACTTGAAATATAAACTTTACAAAAAGCGGGCGGTATCGAATACCACCCAAACAATAATCTCAGGgactgttttttaaaatatgcctCACTCGCCTTCCAGATAACTTAACATATGTATCATTACTGATAAACTCCTTAAAAAGGCATCGATGTTACTCACAGAAACATGATTAAGCCATGACGAAGCCGTGTTCTTCGACTTGATAGGCATGCGGTTGGTGTGGTCTCTGTTTTCCCGGCCATTGTGACTCGATGGGCTCTGGGGCAGCCCCCATGGGACAGCTGTGGAAACAGCCACCATGCTGCCGGGATGACTGGCGGCCCGCATTCTGGGCGAATAAGAAGCCGGCTGTGTGTGTTAACCATTACTGAGTTCGTTTATTGAAATTGAATAGAATTATTAGCTGTCAAATGACAGAAATGTGATATTATTGTAGTGTACTGTATAGATAGCAACAAGTGACACGAGATCCCCGCTCTCCGGCGGGGGTCAGGTCAAACAATGCAATTCCCGAGCCCCtggtgtgtgttgtgtgtgtggctTTGGCGTTCTCGCTAAGTGGTAAAAACGATCTCGTACTTAAGACACTCTGTTCCGCACAATATACTTCTGAAACAGCGTCGTATATCGAAAACAGTGATATAACATTCACAACAAGTTTATGctcaaatataatattattctGTATCAACAATAGCGTTTATCTGTAACGTGCACACCCCACGGCTCTGCGTATGTACACTCCTctctctatatatataatatatactcGGTATAACTAGATATAGTATAATTTCGTAGGTAATTAGTGCGAGAAACAGTACAATAAAATCGAAAAGTGAAGCACAACATGCTCCGTATATGATTTAGTTCAAGGTATATATGCAAGTAGGTAGGTATCGTTAACGCCTTTAGGTTTAGCTTTGTATTCTAGTTAATAATTAGGTATATACGATGGCAAACTGCATGAGGATCTGAGTGCATTCCGTAAAAAAAAGACCTGACAACCGCACAATCGAACTTTTGCCACTCAAGCGCCAGACTTAAGACTGACTACGTTCTCGCACAACAATTCGTTAACTAATCGCCTATGTTTGTTGCTTCAGCTCTCTCCCTCACTTTCGGCCAGGAATTCCACTTATTTGCGTTTTATTTACTTGACGTTttgagaaaaatatattacttcGCAGGCGGATCCCTGGAGAAAGTGAAGCTGATAGCCGAAACGCTTAGGTGTACACAACAACTTAGTTTGGAACATGGCTTAGGTACAGATTCGCTGGGCAAATCGAAACAAACACATAAATGTTTAAggtaataaagaaaaaaaaatacatagaaaaacataaaatgccTTAAAGCTTCTTATCGACAGTATTCTTTGTGAACTAATATCCCAGAACCCAGAGGTAAGTGTGAAGAATCCGAAGGTGACAGCGGTATGGGAGACGATGTGAGATCGTATTCCCATTTACAAATTCGTTAGATCGCCACCTTCACGATGTTTCGGGGTTCGTTGTGGTGGAGGGAGCAGGCAGGAGTAATGCCAATGCCAAGTGTGCAGCATACAGAAGCAGCTGTGTCGCTGTGGCCGGTTAATTAAACTCAATTGAGAACAGCTTTTTCGGAGCGCCTGGGCCAACAACTCGGCTTGAGTCACCCAAGTTCGACTGCACATACATGCGTGCATGTAATATGCTTCTCTGCCCTTCGGCGTTTCTTATATAACATATAACAGAGCGGCGATAACAAGAAATCCCTCGTCATGTCCGTTTATTGTACTGCGTGTGTTGCGTTGCGTGTACGTTGCACGTCATTCTTTGGTGGATGGGCGTATATTTTTATGGAGGCGCCAGCGCTTGTCCATCCGCCTCCGTTTTTTtccgcttttgttttttgtcccGCAACCCGTAACCATGTCGGTcca containing:
- the LOC108021965 gene encoding uncharacterized protein LOC108021965 isoform X2, whose amino-acid sequence is MQNIRKLKIKLLEFGVTLHPNLSPELTASNFAGSKQEKSVYRDMTVADFVQRLLAKRCVFFFDGSDFYKTMEGHTGHEGFEQVGTAAEKSPLTLTSVLSYDEIKLAALLYVSTHSEFINNGRRSNAGEVTQDKSTIEREGVIVGLIGARFERPYVMEYQDIMITRTQNTPARGYGLSSSETDTPATDLRRIWRQFYEEPQDFVFGETPRNRDRFEEVAEGVFDHQVMRKRYAISFDTLLLEAQDRALKAGKPAYIHVVGIGLGVWKAATRQETTFFQAFEERLQALGARLSHIGVVHFSWFHTRGFGGLYDGAVFPVEKHPQGGILIRNSARNPADKLQEDMLPVVTYAWDGNALPGNEFWANSLTATGDPAAACSTLIAELQNAHINRDYMSGANLHIASVEHGLLHVGDYARKVIV
- the LOC108021965 gene encoding uncharacterized protein LOC108021965 isoform X1 — its product is MQKFGDRGLLLRSSVVRLLSMSAIMGNVCGLSGALWPGPKAQLPEGDFGQRMLQQCRRVEKPNAPVDLEHFKALSEKFPAKFGIDTCRVKAQPEDRSRKIREQIASAYPVIHERTLLLYISFLEHKLKFGSKQEKSVYRDMTVADFVQRLLAKRCVFFFDGSDFYKTMEGHTGHEGFEQVGTAAEKSPLTLTSVLSYDEIKLAALLYVSTHSEFINNGRRSNAGEVTQDKSTIEREGVIVGLIGARFERPYVMEYQDIMITRTQNTPARGYGLSSSETDTPATDLRRIWRQFYEEPQDFVFGETPRNRDRFEEVAEGVFDHQVMRKRYAISFDTLLLEAQDRALKAGKPAYIHVVGIGLGVWKAATRQETTFFQAFEERLQALGARLSHIGVVHFSWFHTRGFGGLYDGAVFPVEKHPQGGILIRNSARNPADKLQEDMLPVVTYAWDGNALPGNEFWANSLTATGDPAAACSTLIAELQNAHINRDYMSGANLHIASVEHGLLHVGDYARKVIV